From a region of the Rhipicephalus microplus isolate Deutch F79 chromosome X, USDA_Rmic, whole genome shotgun sequence genome:
- the LOC119175845 gene encoding putative GTP-binding protein 6 has protein sequence MVIFPNVSFISRRACFIMLHPCSRHQFFSPVLGSKLCAHRTNNPLITLRTFTETDFTEFENYVQSNAYVEQQPKFALLNLPRVGHDFLVVQPQIKKGKRLRTDTTTALQLAEAVTLLETLPGWKAAGRLTLKTDNDMRKLIFKSGNLERIQDSVKEKSATAIFINFDILTGVQHAALQEFFRLPIYDRYTVVLNIFRNHARTKEAKLQIALAEIPYYRARIWHLHKGTGRNTFGTGQTYYERQQQQLQTREAALRRQLAQIKDERSLLRKKRRQLEFPTVAVVGYTNAGKTALIKRLTDDDRLQPRDQLFATLDVTAHAGRLNMLKCVLYMDTVGFISDIPTTLVASFASTLDDVVLADVIVHVLNLSHPDREAQRSNVLETLDKIGVPQKLLDSMIQVGNKVDLLPSSVPENGWECIPVSCMDGTGLAELRVVIEQRLIENTGRSVARFRVSTGGSEYSWLYREGTFISSIVDAHDSNYSIVDVVLSTAAKAKFKHLYGSMCAVD, from the coding sequence ATGGTGATATTTCCTAATGTCTCGTTTATTTCAAGACGCGCTTGTTTCATTATGCTGCATCCCTGTTCTCGCCACCAGTTTTTTTCTCCGGTGCTTGGATCCAAGTTGTGTGCTCACCGAACAAATAACCCACTAATTACATTACGAACTTTTACCGAAACCGACTTCACAGAGTTCGAAAACTATGTGCAGAGTAACGCCTATGTAGAGCAGCAGCCCAAGTTTGCCTTACTTAATTTGCCACGTGTTGGTCATGATTTTCTCGTAGTGCAGCCTCAAATTAAAAAGGGGAAACGGTTGAGGACAGATACTACTACCGCTTTGCAGCTTGCTGAAGCAGTCACCTTATTGGAAACGTTACCGGGATGGAAAGCTGCTGGCAGGCTGACTCTTAAGACTGACAACGACATGAGAAAGCTAATATTCAAGTCGGGAAACTTGGAAAGAATTCAGGACAGTGTCAAGGAAAAGTCAGCCACTGCCATTTTTATCAATTTCGATATTCTTACGGGCGTCCAGCACGCAGCACTTCAAGAGTTTTTTCGCCTGCCAATTTACGATCGGTACACGGTGGTGTTGAATATATTTCGCAACCACGCTCGCACGAAAGAAGCCAAGCTGCAGATAGCTCTTGCCGAGATCCCGTACTACCGCGCCCGTATCTGGCATCTGCACAAGGGTACCGGCCGCAATACGTTTGGCACTGGCCAGACCTACTACGagcgacagcagcagcagctgcagacCCGCGAAGCTGCACTACGCAGGCAACTGGCGCAAATAAAGGACGAACGTAGCCTTTTGCGAAAGAAACGACGTCAGCTGGAGTTCCCAACTGTGGCTGTCGTTGGATACACAAATGCTGGAAAGACTGCGCTCATTAAACGACTAACGGACGACGATCGTCTACAGCCGCGTGACCAGCTCTTTGCCACGCTTGACGTCACTGCGCATGCGGGTCGACTTAACATGCTGAAATGTGTTCTTTACATGGACACCGTCGGCTTTATCTCGGACATACCAACGACTCTAGTGGCATCCTTCGCGTCGACACTCGATGATGTCGTTCTCGCAGATGTCATCGTGCACGTACTCAACCTGAGCCACCCCGACCGCGAAGCTCAGCGCAGTAACGTTCTCGAGACATTGGACAAGATAGGTGTGCCACAGAAGCTCCTCGACAGCATGATTCAAGTGGGAAACAAGGTCGACTTATTGCCGTCGTCAGTGCCCGAGAACGGATGGGAGTGCATACCTGTTTCGTGCATGGACGGCACAGGGCTCGCCGAGCTGCGGGTCGTCATCGAGCAGAGGCTTATCGAAAACACTGGCCGGTCAGTGGCAAGGTTTCGGGTTTCTACAGGAGGTTCAGAGTACAGCTGGCTGTATAGGGAGGGCACTTTCATTTCATCAATTGTGGATGCCCACGACAGCAATTATTCTATTGTAGATGTCGTACTTTCAACTGCTGCAAAGGCAAAGTTTAAACACCTTTATGGAAGTATGTGTGCTGTGGACTAA